The DNA region ATCGCCGGACCTCCGGGGACGGATTCTTGGGGACGGGGAAGCGGCAGCACGAGCGGGTTCAGTTCTGGGCGCTCGAACTGCCCACGTAGGCCTGGTGCCTGGCGGTGAGCAGGAGGCCCTCCGCGAGTTCCGGGGAGTCGGCGACGTGGATCCACGGCGCCTGGGACGCGAACGACCCCAGTGCGCCGAAGACCTCGACGGCCTCCCTCATCCGGATACCGGCCCACAGCGCGTGGGCGAGGTGGCTCAGGTCGACGACCGGCCACTGGTCGGGCTGGTCCGTGGCGGTCCAGCTCTCGAACGCGGCCATGGCGCGGTCGCGGTGGGGTTCCCGCAGCCACTGGCGGCGCGCGACGTCCCGCCGCCGGTCGCTGCGGTACTGCTCGACGGACAGGTACAGCGGCAGGACGAACAGCGGTGAGCCGTACGGCGCGTTCGGCATGACGAAGTTGACGAAGTCGGTCGCCGACCAGCGGCGCACGGTGAGCCAGTACCGCAGCATCCGGACGTGCGCCTCGCGGCTGAACGGATCACGCCGGTTGGCCTCGAAGAACAGGCCCCAGGGGCCCGGCGGAAGCATCATGTCCGGCCCCGGGTCCCGGTGTTCGGCCCGGCGCTGATCGGGGTCCAGGGCGGCCAGGGTGAGCAGGCAGAGCCAGGGAACCGGGTCTGCGGGCTGCTCCTCCACCGCGCGCCAGCTCGACTGCCGCGCCTTCTGCTCCAGTTCCACGGCGTCCCGGCGGCCGACGGCGTGGGCGGCCACCGCCCGCTCGACCTCCACCCGGAGCCGCAGGACCGCGAGGTCGGGACTCCCGGGATCCTCGTCGGCCCAGTGCTCCAGGGCGTCGGAACGGGGCGCCACCACGCCGAGCACCTGGGTCCTCGCCGATCTCCGGCTCCAGTCGCGCCCGGTGGAGTCCAGCAGGGACCGGGTGGACAGCCACCGTCCGACGCAGAGGTCGTCGACCGCCGCCCTCAACTCGGCATCGTGGCCGGCGGGGTGATACACGAGCCGCGCCGGCTCCCGGCCGGGCATCGCGTCCATCTGCCGTTCCTTCCTCAGGGCTCGTTCGGTACGCGGGCAGCCTCACCGCCCCGGTCAGCCACGGGGGAACCGCTGCCGGGGAACGGGTCGGCGCCGCGCACGTCGTTCTCAGCGCGGGCCTGACGCGACGTCAGGATAGTCATGGAATACGCACGTTAGGTGACCAGACCGTGACAACGGTAGCGGCGAACCGGTCTCACACGATCCCCATTGATCCAATCCCTCACCGCGCGCACCGCGCCCGGCGGACCGCCCCGCGCGCACCGCCGGCCCCTTGAACTGTGCTTCTCGGGGAATCGTCCGGATTCCTGCCGGGGCCGTCCGGGCGCCCGTTCGGCACGGCCGGACGGGCGCGGGGAGGGCGGAAAAAAAATTCGGCCCACGAACGGGGCGGGGGCGACCCGCCCCCGCGGATGCGAACGGCCCCGCACATGCGAACGGCCCCGGGCGGATCGCCCGGGGCCGTCGACGGAGCCCCCTGTCGGATTCGAACCGACGACCTACGCTTTACAAGAGCGGTGCTCTGGCCAGCTGAGCTAAGGAGGCATGGTGACCGTCCGCGACGTGGTCACGGCGGCACCGGGGGCAGTCTACCGGGCGCGAACGGGCCGGTGCGGGGATATCCGGGGGTTGGGCGGCGGCGGGGCCCGGCGGGGCCTGCGTGATGGAACCGATGCCGAAATCCGGCCGGCCGGGGGCTGACAAGCGGCGGAAGCGCAGGTAGCGTCGCCGGAAGCCGGTTCCCACAGTGGTTCAGACCACCTCCGGGCGGACCGGCGGACCCCCGAAACCTTTACTCGGATCGTCCGGCACGTTCCTGCCGGTGAAGGAGAGCACAGCCATGGCTTCTGTGACGTACGACCAGGCGACCCGCGTCTACCCCGGGGCCGACAAGCCCTCGGTGGACGCGCTGGACCTGGAGATCGCGGACGGCGAGTTCCTCGTCCTCGTCGGCCCCTCCGGCTGCGGCAAGTCGACCAGCCTCCGCATGCTGGCCGGCCTGGAGGACGTCAACAGCGGCGCCATCCGCATCGGCGACCGCGACGTGACCCACCTGCCGCCGAAGGACCGGGACATCGCGATGGTGTTCCAGAACTACGCGCTGTACCCGCACATGACCGTCGCGGAGAACATGGGCTTCGCGCTCAAGATCGCCGGCGTCAACAAGACCGAGATCCGCACCAAGGTCGAAGAGGCCGCGAAGATCCTCGACCTCACCGAGTACCTGGACCGCAAGCCGAAGGCGCTCTCCGGCGGCCAGCGCCAGCGCGTCGCGATGGGCCGCGCGATCGTCCGCGAGCCCCAGGTCTTCCTGATGGACGAGCCGCTGTCCAACCTGGACGCCAAGCTCCGCGTCTCGACCCGCACCCAGATCGCCGGCCTGCAGCGCCGCCTGGGCATCACCACGGTGTACGTCACCCACGACCAGACCGAGGCGCTCACCATGGGCGACCGGGTCGCGGTGCTCAAGGGCGGCGTGCTGCAGCAGGTCGACACCCCGCGCAACATGTACGACCGGCCCGCCAACCTCTTCGTCGCCGGCTTCATCGGCTCGCCGGCGATGAACCTGGTCGAGGTGCCGCTGGTCGACGGCGGCGTGAAGTTCGGCGGCTCGGTCGTCAACATCTCCCGCGAGGACCTGTCCGGCGCCGGCACCGACAAGACCGTCACCGTCGGCGTCCGCCCGGAGCACTTCGAGATCGTCCCCTCGGGCGGCATCGAGGGCGTCGCGGTCACCGTCAACGTGGTCGAGGAGCTCGGCTCGGACGGCTTCGTGTACGGCACCACCAAGATCGGCGGCGTGGACAAGGACCTGGTGGTCCGCGTGCACGGCCGGCAGATCCCGGCCCGCGGCGAGACCGTCCACGTGGTGCCGATCGCCAACGAGACCCACGTGTTCTCCAGCAGCAGCGGCGCCCGCCTCTCCAGCTGAGACGCGACCGGCCCCGGCCGCAGCCCGCAGCACCCCGCCGAGCCCCGTCGGACCGTCACCGGTCCGGCGGGGCTCGGCCGCGTCCGTCCACCCCAACGGGTGCCGACGTCAACACGGTGCAGGGACGAACCCGGACACCCTGTCACCCGATGGTGTAACGGAGGGCGATGCGGCGCCCACCCACCGCTACTCTCCTGAGCGTGAAGCAGCTAGTTCGCCGAATCGGCCAGACCGTCGCCCTCGCCCTGCCCGTCGTCCTGGTGACCACCGGCACCCTCGCCGTGACCCGGGTCCCCTGGGCCCCGCCGACCGCGCTGGACCAGCAGGTCGTGGCGGCGTCCAGCGGGGACGGCGCCGGGATCGGCCGGACGGCGACCACCGGCAGGGCCCCCGACGGGCTCGCCCCGCAGGACGCCCTGCGCGTCGCGCTCCTGGACGAGCTGCGCGCCCACAACCCGGGCAGCGCCCTGGACCTGCTGGAGCGCGCCATGCGCGAGCAGCCCGCGCTGACGCCGTACTGCACCTCGCTCGCCACCGAGCTGGGCAAGGCCGCGGTGCGCAAGTACCAGGGCGACGTCCAGCGGGCCCGCACCTTCGCCCGCCCGGTCTGCGACGGCTCCTTCGCCACCGGCGCCTCCGCCTGACGACGGGGGCCCGGGCCGGGGTGGGCGGCACCGGGACGGGGGCCCGATACGGCCCCGCGGACCCGGCCCCGCGCCTATTGTTCAGCCATGACCGCTGACTCCGGCCCCGCCGCCGCCCAAGCAGCCCACCAGCCCCCGCCCGGACCGGTGCCCGTGACCCAGGCCGTCATCCTGGCCGGGGGCCAGGGTTCGCGGCTGCGCCCCTACACGGACGACCGCCCCAAGCCGCTGGTGGAGATCCCCGGCACGGGCACCCCGATCCTCGGCCACCAGCTGGCCTGGCTCGCCGCCGAGGGGGTCACCGACGCGGTCGTCTCCTGCGGCCACCTGGCCGACGTGCTGGAGGAGTGGCTCGACAAGGCCGACCTGCCGCTGAAGGTCCGCACGGTGGTCGAGGCTGAGCCGCTCGGCCGCGGCGGCGGGCTCAAGCACGCCGCCAAGGCGCTGCCCCGCCCCGACGAGCCCTGGTACGCCACCAACGGCGACATCTGGACCAGGTTCAGCCTGCGCGACATGGCCGCCTTCCACCACGAGCGCGACGCCGTGGCCACGCTCGCGCTGGCCCGCCCGAGGATCCCGTGGGGCGCGGTCGAGACCGACCAGTTCGGCAACGTGCTGGACTTCATCGAGGCCCCGCCCTCGCCGTTCCTCATCAACGCCGGGCTGTACGTGTTCAGCCCCGGGTTCGCCGAGCTGCTGCCGGACGTCGGCGACCACGAGCGGACCACCTTCCCGCAGCTGGCCCGCAGCAAGCGGCTGGCCGGCTACCAGCTGCCGCAGGGCGTCTACTGGCGGGCCATCGACACCGCCAAGGACCTCACCGAGGCCGCCAAGGAGCTCGCCTCGGGCGCCGGCCGCGCCCCGCAGTAGCCGCCCTTCCCCACGCCCCGCCGAGGGCGCCGCCGGTGCCCCGCCCGCCGCCCGCGCAGGGCGGCACCACACGACGACCGGCCGGGTGCTCCCCCACGGAGCACCCGGCCGGTCGTCGTGGCGGCCGGACCGTCAGGTGGCCGTCGGCGCCCCCGGACGGGCGTTCCGCGCGCCGCCGGACAGCTCGGACAGCGGCCCGCTGCCGAGCACCCCGCCCAGCAGGCCCGAGCCCGAGCCGCCGCCGGTGCCGGTCGGGGCACCGGCCGTGCCGGCACCGCTGCTCGGGCTCGGCTTCGGCGCCGCCCCCGAGCCGCTGCCCGACGCCGGCGAGCTGCGCTGCGCGGGCGTCGAACCGGCCGGGGCCGGGGCCGCGGGCGGCGCCGAGGCGGCCGGAGCCGCCGGACTGGCCGCCCCGCCCTCCGGCTTGGCCGACTTCGCCTTGCCGCCGGGCGTGGACGCCGAGGCCTTCGGCGAGGCCGGGGCGCTGGAGGGTGCGGCGGACGGGGACTGCGCGGACGGCGACGCCGGCCGCGACGCGGCGGGCGAGGGCGAGGTGGACGGACCCTTCCCGCCGGGCGCGACGGAGGGACCGCCGCTCGGCCAGACCGGGGTGCCGTAG from Kitasatospora sp. NBC_00458 includes:
- a CDS encoding ABC transporter ATP-binding protein produces the protein MASVTYDQATRVYPGADKPSVDALDLEIADGEFLVLVGPSGCGKSTSLRMLAGLEDVNSGAIRIGDRDVTHLPPKDRDIAMVFQNYALYPHMTVAENMGFALKIAGVNKTEIRTKVEEAAKILDLTEYLDRKPKALSGGQRQRVAMGRAIVREPQVFLMDEPLSNLDAKLRVSTRTQIAGLQRRLGITTVYVTHDQTEALTMGDRVAVLKGGVLQQVDTPRNMYDRPANLFVAGFIGSPAMNLVEVPLVDGGVKFGGSVVNISREDLSGAGTDKTVTVGVRPEHFEIVPSGGIEGVAVTVNVVEELGSDGFVYGTTKIGGVDKDLVVRVHGRQIPARGETVHVVPIANETHVFSSSSGARLSS
- a CDS encoding nucleotidyltransferase family protein, which translates into the protein MTADSGPAAAQAAHQPPPGPVPVTQAVILAGGQGSRLRPYTDDRPKPLVEIPGTGTPILGHQLAWLAAEGVTDAVVSCGHLADVLEEWLDKADLPLKVRTVVEAEPLGRGGGLKHAAKALPRPDEPWYATNGDIWTRFSLRDMAAFHHERDAVATLALARPRIPWGAVETDQFGNVLDFIEAPPSPFLINAGLYVFSPGFAELLPDVGDHERTTFPQLARSKRLAGYQLPQGVYWRAIDTAKDLTEAAKELASGAGRAPQ